The proteins below are encoded in one region of Archocentrus centrarchus isolate MPI-CPG fArcCen1 chromosome 13, fArcCen1, whole genome shotgun sequence:
- the bicra gene encoding BRD4-interacting chromatin-remodeling complex-associated protein has translation MDDEDGRCLLDVICDPEALNDFLHGSETHLDTDDLLDGSSDPSSSFFSTTGGHVPEVQPTAQLSASESTGLPRVSVDLDFLEDDILGESPGGEGGSNGIGTNHEPCDILQQSLAEANITEQSLQEAEAELDLGSFGIPGLTQVVQTLPDASLSGAGSTAVGVGIGVGGAATIFPGSATSTTATPPNATTDMLGSVLAQQGLQLQPQVMNKAISVQPFMQPVGLGNVTLQPISSLQALSNGSQSGHLGIGQIQVVGQPTVMTINQSGQPILAKAMSGYQLHQSGPEVSGAGSQTGLGGSGGGLLIQSNKATLGSPALNGPAVCVSSTNSSSGGTMTAPAGLVGFGSTPLSSGIGPQTQPQGQIMQNVIIQRTPTPIQPKPPQGGAIQPKIFKQQPQPPQPAPQVLQNDTHKALGLQQLPVSAPQNVAFLTGKPGPNVVLSTQATTQGPQFQQTLFKQQAAQPSGKPLSVHLLNQPSSIVIPSQTVLQGQNHQFLLPQLQAGGQILTQHPGGHIITSQGPGGQLIANQILTANQNINLGQVLTSQGHPGAAHILSGPIQLQPGQMGTPTLFQMPVTLAQSQNPTQTQTVSGHAQTVIQGMPIQNSLTMLSQVEGLSPAVSLQPALQPQPGGVPSSTVAATMAQGQPGECVTVLGSSTDQATHPTQQLVPQSSILAMQPASSVSTATTASSSSPSMSVSTSSSVTAVGLVPPQAQQSPGRLLFTNQGSSMILSQESLQMFLQQEQHHQTENESTPSVGVPASVIVSSNSITAPAPAVHDSQLTDSWVGQSHSPSPGPSHMVKQVPSGGHQQPLKIQRMSPSPALTTHVTAPPVAESPQPSQSPLTLSQQIQSPHHQQQSRPPSQPQPQSQTPSRSCTPSSHPPLFIVHNQIAESPKPAPQGQPQQTPPQQTHIQVQLQPQPASQPTPYQQDMPPMSQSPKPPPAHHQFTAPPVSACAAAVVKTQVPIQGLTSEQQHHLQLVGAQIQTLSTISQPSLQQKQLLEKLHQVQQNIMLQAKQPAQPQPQATTQFSSQQDVPLDKVVIASSASTGAPAQLPSMLQPTSVLVKTPATASSDLQVFSGAQGPGGAMVNQTVTPASLTQPAQVQPKPGVISSVGGVTLGKGGIQIQVLGASLTQMPAPQPPAPVQAQTTTIMKMPFSAEPSKEARMLEQLRKHQGSVLHPNYSAPFHSFEDTLHRLLPYHLYQGTANSSQDYQRVDDEFEKVSSQLLKRTQAMLDKYRYLLFAESKRLGPSAEMVMIDRMFIQEEKVALNQDRILAKERPEEFVANVRMLESVSSQQKSSSAEPTPVSGGVSAAVPAPAPAAAAAAAATPPGPVPIIAPNPAPAPTPVSAPVPPPPASVPSAAPSLSPFPPTKLVIKQGGGSASVSWSSSCPPPPAPAPAVKPVAEPASQISSVVRTPAASSSFSSSSSNSQAADDDDALPQRTSKPPIKTYEARRRIGLKLKIKQDQTGFSKVVHNTALDPVHTPQPQLSSQSISQTQPQSEAAVSHEKTHPSSTPSTTVIRTQSPVCTTSGLSVTISTSQCNPSLRGSVPPVAAPSSSTLSSHTWSLSTSSSSIQMNGTLDHHDTSGVKHNPANPASTATSSQTTCRLPLRKTYRENISPRVRPGVPGGGDENSSYPRTTPSPPRLEASTPPSERTVIASVKVEKRDREALLTHTESRHDSGRLGSAVQRLDEMDDVFNRGIKTTQHHHLPQLLDREGAKEREDEHTDQETDVSKYKRLSGKNRHKAGGTFRMDQHAPGPPSPESSFTRDSLLPAKRCKSDSPDMDNASFSSGSPPDDSLNEHLQCAIDSILNLQQEPSTRGHHIKGGNSRPHQHQSQRPGGSTASSHRPSVPPPSSASSSSSLAQHPQVGGRGHNGSLVPQTQSR, from the exons ATGGATGATGAAGACGGCAGGTGCCTTCTCGATGTAATTTG TGACCCAGAAGCTCTGAATGACTTTCTTCATGGATCTGAGACCCAT TTGGACACTGACGACCTTTTGGATGGTTCAAGTGACCCCTCCAGCTCGTTCTTCTCTACCACTGGG GGCCATGTTCCAGAGGTCCAGCCTACAGCCCAGCTGTCGGCCAGTGAGTCAACAGGCCTTCCCAGAGTCAGTGTTGACTTGGACTTCTTGGAGGATGACATCCTGGGAGAATCCCCAGGTGGAGAGGGTGGGAGTAATGGCATTGGGACAAATCATGAGCCATGTGACATCCTGCAGCAAAGTTTGGCTGAAGCCAACATCACAGAGCAAAGCTTACAGGAGGCAGAAGCTGAGCTGGACCTGGGCTCCTTTGGAATTCCAGGCCTTACACAGGTGGTTCAGACACTGCCTGATGCCAGCCTCTCTGGGGCTGGAAGCACTGCTGTTGGTGTAGGCATTGGTGTTGGGGGAGCAGCAACAATTTTTCCTGGGTCAGCCACGAGCACCACTGCTACTCCCCCCAACGCCACAACTGACATGCTAGGGTCAGTCCTCGCTCAGCAAGGGCTTCAGCTCCAACCCCAGGTCATGAACAAGGCCATTAGTGTTCAGCCATTTATGCAGCCAGTGGGCCTGGGAAATGTGACACTTCAACCCATTTCAAGTCTTCAAGCTCTTTCTAATGGGAGTCAGTCTGGACATTTGGGTATTGGACAGATTCAGGTTGTGGGTCAGCCTACCGTCATGACTATCAATCAGTCTGGCCAGCCAATCCTGGCTAAAGCCATGAGTGGTTACCAGCTGCACCAGTCTGGGCCAGAGGTATCAGGTGCTGGTTCTCAAACAGGGCTCGGAGGCTCAGGAGGTGGACTTCTGATCCAAAGTAATAAAGCCACTTTGGGATCTCCAGCTTTAAATGGACCGGCTGTTTGTGTCAGCAGCACGAACAGCAGTAGTGGTGGTACAATGACTGCTCCTGCCGGGCTCGTGGGCTTTGGCAGCACCCCTCTAAGTTCAGGAATAGGACCCCAGACACAACCTCAAGGCCAAATCATGCAGAACGTGATCATCCAGCGCACACCAACACCTATTCAGCCTAAACCCCCTCAGGGGGGAGCCATCCAACCGAAAATCTTCAAACAGCAACCGCAGCCGCCACAGCCAGCACCCCAAGTCTTGCAAAATGATACCCATAAGGCCCTAGGGCTGCAGCAACTTCCAGTTTCTGCTCCTCAGAATGTAGCCTTCCTGACAGGAAAGCCAGGCCCCAATGTTGTCCTGAGTACTCAAGCCACAACCCAAGGCCCTCAGTTTCAGCAAACTCTCTTCAAGCAACAAGCAGCACAACCATCTGGCAAGCCCCTCAGTGTACACTTGTTAAACCAACCAAGCAGCATCGTTATTCCCTCACAGACAGTTCTACAAGGTCAGAACCACCAGTTTCTCTTACCACAGCTACAAGCAGGTGGGCAGATCCTGACGCAGCACCCTGGGGGCCACATCATAACAAGTCAGGGTCCGGGCGGGCAGCTCATTGCAAACCAGATTTTAACTGCAAACCAGAATATCAATTTGGGTCAGGTGTTGACGTCACAGGGCCATCCTGGGGCAGCTCACATCCTCTCTGGACCCATTCAGCTCCAGCCTGGCCAGATGGGCACACCTACCCTTTTTCAGATGCCTGTCACATTGGCTCAGAGTCAAAATCCGACACAGACCCAGACTGTCTCAGGCCATGCCCAGACAGTCATACAGGGCATGCCAATTCAGAACTCCCTGACCATGCTGAGTCAGGTGGAAGGACTGAGCCCCGCTGTCAGCCTTCAGCCAGCCCTGCAGCCCCAGCCAGGTGGAGTCCCCAGCAGCACAGTAGCGGCAACTATGGCTCAAGGCCAACCAGGAGAGTGCGTAACTGTGCTGGGAAGCTCCACAGACCAGGCTACTCATCCCACTCAGCAGCTTGTACCACAGTCATCTATCCTCGCCATGCAACCGGCTTCTTCTGTGTCCACGGCTACCACCGCATCTTCCTCCTCTCCGTCCATGTCTGTTTCCACCTCTTCCTCTGTCACAGCAGTGGGGCTGGTCCCCCCTCAGGCTCAGCAAAGTCCAGGGAGGTTACTGTTCACCAACCAGGGCTCCAGCATGATCCTGAGCCAGGAGTCTCTGCAAATGTTTCTTCAGCAG GAGCAGCACCACCAAACAGAGAATGAGTCAACCCCCTCTGTGGGCGTACCTGCATCTGTAATCGtcagcagcaacagcatcaCTGCTCCGGCCCCTGCTGTCCATGACAGCCAATTAACTGACTCTTGGGTGGGTCAGAGCCACAGCCCTTCCCCTGGCCCCTCCCACATGGTAAAGCAG GTACCCTCCGGTGGACATCAGCAGCCTCTGAAGATCCAGAGAATGTCCCCTTCACCGGCCTTGACCACTCATGTCACAGCGCCCCCAGTGGCAGAAAGTCCGCAGCCTTCCCAGTCTCCTCTCACTCTGAGCCAGCAGATCCAGTCACCGCACCACCAACAGCAGTCACGTCCTCCCTCTCAGCCTCAGCCGCAGTCACAAACTCCCTCCCGCTCATGCACACCCTCGTCTCACCCTCCACTCTTTATTGTCCACAACCAAATCGCAGAGTCCCCCAAACCAGCTCCGCAAGGCCAGCCACAGCAAACGCCACCCCAGCAGACACACATTCAAGTTCAGCTTCAGCCTCAGCCAGCCTCTCAGCCTACCCCTTACCAACAAGACATGCCTCCTATGTCACAGTCACCGAAGCCTCCACCTGCGCATCATCAGTTTACTGCACCTCCTGTCAGCGCGTGTGCCGCCGCTGTGGTGAAAACCCAGGTTCCCATCCAGGGCCTGACATCAGAGCAGCAACATCATCTGCAGTTAGTAGGAGCACAAATTCAGACTCTTTCAACCATCTCTCAACCCTCACTTCAGCAGAAACAGCTGCTGGAAAAGCTGCACCAG GTCCAGCAGAACATCATGCTACAAGCCAAGCAGCCTGCTCAGCCTCAGCCTCAAGCCACCACTCAGTttagttcccagcaagatgtgcCTCTTGATAAAGTGGTGATTGCATCATCAGCCAGCACTGGTGCACCTGCTCAGCTTCCCTCAATGCTGCAGCCGACATCAGTGCTTGTCAAAACTCCTGCTACAG CATCAAGTGACTTACAGGTATTCTCAGGAGCCCAAGGGCCAGGTGGAGCAATGGTGAATCAGACTGTCACTCCTGCCAGCCTTACCCAGCCTGCACAG GTTCAGCCAAAGCCAGGAGTGATAAGCTCTGTAGGAGGGGTGACTCTGGGGAAAGGTGGCATACAGATACAGGTGTTGGGAGCTAGTCTGACTCAAATGCCTGCTCCACAGCCCCCAGCTCCAGTACAAGCTCAG ACAACAACAATAATGAAAATGCCTTTCAGTGCAGAGCCCAGTAAAGAAGCCAG GATGCTAGAACAGCTAAGGAAACATCAGGGTTCAGTGCTTCACCCAAACTACAGTGCTCCTTTCCACTCATttgaggacacactgcacagactGCTGCCTTACCATCTCTACCAGGGAACTGCCAACTCTTCTCAAGATTATCAAAGAG TGGATGATGAATTTGAGAAGGTCTCCAGCCAGCTGCTGAAAAGGACTCAGGCCATGTTGGATAAATATCGTTACCTGCTCTTTGCAGAGTCAAAA AGACTGGGCCCCTCGGCAGAGATGGTGATGATCGACCGGATGTTCATTCAGGAGGAGAAGGTTGCTTTGAATCAGGACAGGATTTTGGCCAAGGAGAGGCCAG AGGAGTTTGTGGCAAATGTGCGAATGTTGGAGAGTGTTTCATCCCAGCAGAAATCATCATCTGCTGAACCAACCCCAGTGAGCGGAGGTGTATCTGCTGCTGTCCCCGCTCCAgcgcctgctgctgctgctgctgccgccgccACCCCCCCGGGCCCGGTTCCAATCATTGCCCCAAACCCTGCACCTGCACCCACACCAGTTTctgctcctgttcctcctcctcctgcctcaGTTCCTTCTGCTGCCCCGTCTCTTTCCCCGTTCCCTCCTACCAAGCTGGTGATAAAGCAGGGTGGAGGCAGTGCATCTGTGTCCTGGTCCAGCAGCTGTCCCCCACCTCCAGCTCCGGCTCCAGCTGTCAAGCCAGTGGCCGAACCTGCTAGCCAGATCTCCTCTGTAGTTCGTACTCCAGCAGCATCGTCCTCGTTTTCATCCTCGTCATCAAACTCTCAAGCGgccgatgatgatgatgctctcCCACAGCGAACGAGCAAACCGCCTATCAAGACCTACGAGGCTCGCAGAAGAATTGGTTTGAAGCTGAAGATCAAGCAGGATCAAACGGGGTTCAGTAAGGTGGTCCACAACACTGCCTTAGACCCAGTGCACACACCTCAGCCTCAGCTGAGCAGCCAGTCTATATCCCAGACTCAGCCACAGTCTGAAGCTGCTGTATCACATGAGAAGACCCACCCTTCATCAACCCCTTCTACTACAGTTATCAGAACTCAGTCCCCTGTATGCACTACTTCTGGCTTGTCGGTCACGATATCAACCTCTCAGTGCAACCCATCGCTGAGAGGCAGCGTTCCCCCCGTCGCAGCTCCATCTTCCTCCACCCTTTCATCCCATACTTGGTCTTTGTCCACTTCCTCATCTTCCATTCAGATGAATGGGACATTGGATCACCACGACACAAGTGGGGTCAAACACAACCCTGCCAACCCTGCCTCCACTGCCACTTCCTCTCAGACAACCTGCCGCCTCCCCCTTCGAAAAACCTACCGTGAAAACATTAGTCCCCGGGTCAGACCTGGCGTCCCAGGTGGAGGAGACGAAAATTCATCCTACCCCAGAACCACACCGTCACCCCCCAGACTCGAGGCCTCAACTCCTCCCTCAGAGCGGACAGTGATAGCCAGCGTGAAAGTAGAGAAAAGAGACAGGGAGGCCTTACTCACTCACACGGAGTCGAGACACGACAGTGGCCGTTTAGGGAGTGCGGTGCAGAGGCTGGACGAAATGGATGATGTGTTTAATCGTGGGATCAAAACCACACAACACCATCATCTCCCACAGCTCCTGGACAGGGAAGGGGCAAAGGAGAGAGAGGACGAGCACACAGACCAAGAGACAGATGTAAGTAAATACAAGAGGCTGAGTGGAAAAAATCGGCATAAGGCAGGAGGAACATTCAGAATGGACCAACACGCCCCTGGGCCTCCCTCACCAGAGTCTTCCTTCACAAGAGACTCTTTGCTTCCTGCCAAACGCTGCAAGTCGGACTCTCCTGACATGGATAACGCCAGCTTCTCCAGCGGCAGCCCGCCAGACGACTCACTGAACGAGCACTTGCAGTGCGCCATCGACAGCATCCTAAACCTGCAGCAGGAACCCTCCACCCGCGGACACCATATTAAAGGGGGCAACAGCAGACCCCACCAACACCAAAGTCAGCGCCCAGGGGGCTCAACAGCCTCATCCCACAGACCTTCAGTTCCACCCCCTTCCTCTGCTTCCTCGTCCTCTTCCTTGGCCCAGCACCCTCAGGTTGGTGGCCGGGGCCACAATGGCAGCCTGGTGCCCCAGACTCAAAGTAGATAA